The following are from one region of the Paenibacillus bovis genome:
- the cyoE gene encoding heme o synthase, whose protein sequence is MNNQPSQGASAQVNSMPAIFFATIKTGIIKSNLIAMFAGLSMALYIFNVSFIDHIGAIILAFVGSSLVIGSAGAFNNLYDRDIDAIMERTKTRPTVTGKMDTRTGLTIGITMSISGVILLYLSSPLAAFFGFLGLFLYVVPYTMWTKRRTIYNTEVGSVSGAVPPLIGWAAISSDLGHFEIWALVATMLIWQMPHFYAIAIRRFDEYKAAEVPMLPVVKGIKRTYVQSNFYLVLLIVSSVMFWPLSPYIAGVAFLLSLFWLVFSVRSYRKDDIKDWAKKMFIFSLNHITLLFLIIIAYSLIAQLLK, encoded by the coding sequence ATGAATAATCAACCAAGCCAAGGTGCAAGTGCACAAGTCAATTCCATGCCCGCGATCTTTTTTGCTACGATCAAAACGGGTATTATCAAGTCCAATCTTATAGCGATGTTCGCCGGGTTAAGTATGGCGCTGTACATCTTTAACGTATCTTTTATAGATCATATCGGGGCAATCATTCTTGCCTTTGTCGGATCTTCTCTTGTTATCGGTTCTGCCGGAGCCTTTAACAATCTGTATGATCGGGATATTGATGCCATTATGGAGCGGACCAAGACACGGCCGACCGTAACCGGCAAAATGGATACTCGTACCGGCCTGACGATCGGTATTACGATGAGTATCTCCGGTGTGATTCTGCTATACCTGAGCTCACCGCTCGCTGCTTTCTTCGGGTTCCTGGGACTGTTCCTGTATGTAGTTCCTTATACCATGTGGACCAAGCGCAGAACAATCTACAACACCGAAGTCGGCAGTGTCTCGGGCGCCGTACCCCCGCTGATCGGCTGGGCTGCTATTTCCAGCGATCTGGGACATTTTGAAATCTGGGCACTCGTAGCTACCATGCTAATCTGGCAAATGCCTCACTTCTATGCGATTGCGATTCGCCGGTTCGACGAATACAAAGCTGCTGAAGTACCGATGCTGCCAGTTGTCAAAGGTATCAAACGCACGTATGTACAATCCAACTTCTATCTGGTACTGCTGATCGTATCCAGCGTAATGTTCTGGCCGTTGAGTCCTTATATTGCAGGTGTCGCGTTCCTGCTGAGCCTGTTCTGGCTGGTGTTCAGCGTACGCAGCTATCGCAAGGATGATATTAAGGACTGGGCGAAGAAAATGTTTATCTTCTCGCTAAACCATATCACGCTGCTGTTCCTGATCATTATCGCTTACTCTCTGATCGCACAGCTGCTCAAGTAA
- a CDS encoding efflux RND transporter permease subunit: MIKYFVKKRKITLLFFVMLIIVGIAQLTQLPRQLQPDVVVKTAMVTTTYAGATPELMEQTVTEVLEQKIKEVSNLKKITSTSSNGVSTITVQANEDADTTDTWNELRRKVEDAQSQLPKDADTPVVNDNLTQSFIKSYIIYGKTKQDIYQLSELMNTWQDQLRSVPGITEVNIKGIPDQEVRINIDPAKLQQYKISWETVQQAIQSANNRVPTGNLTHDDRIYQLTVDKSVDYTTLNDIVVQQTETGIPVYLKDVAKVELTQAKESQLSYYNGTPAISLDISSQTGSDVPNMDAGLSAKINSLEKTLPANVKLAPLFAQNDQVTKNFNSLIKEMIIAIIAVIVICTLGMNLLTAGFVALAIPISIALGLIFLPGLGITLNQITIVGLIIVLGILVDDAVVVNDNIERRLSHMGESPTDASIKGTKEVAVSIITATLATISAFLPLMFLPGDMGAFILPIPAVISLCMLASMIMSLTIIPIFRQWYEERQMERGKRRVNRPAGLLGKQIQTVTDSYAHRLMPKVLQKPLLVALVGLIISTAVYGLAAFTPVELFPTSEEKQVTVNISMSSGTALEETDRVVQSIAGWVKKQPNVENIAYAAGGGAPLLFSNLGGSGGSGSSNGQILVIGDENMDIESVTSQWSATLKKDYPGIETSVEGSAVGIPVGKPVSIRITGDNLDEIRQLTNQIKQVIGDTPGTYGITDTMGNDNYGLNFSVNKQAMDRYGVTYSTLTQTLLMMGSGISLGDFDNGENLIDMKLYLDGSDKESPESLIQKTNITNLSKEQIPLSQIVSMKPSFSIQQIDRYDLQRVNTVEAEVNGRTATEVMAEIKPKLDQVKLPEGYTLEVGGETSDQADTFGDMGQLFVVAIFIIFVLIVIQFYSLSIPLIIMTTVYLAAAGAVLGLFITRTPIGFMAIMGIIALAGIVVRNGIVFIEFIEDARHEGMELKEAVIQAASARFRPIILTSLTAIVGMIPIATIGELLFRPLGVVIIFGLIFSTILTLFVVPSLYMVTARAKDKRQARKAERKQKRMEKHGSMPSDSTL, from the coding sequence ATGATTAAATATTTCGTCAAAAAGCGCAAAATCACATTATTGTTCTTCGTTATGCTTATTATTGTAGGAATCGCCCAGCTGACACAGCTTCCGAGACAGCTGCAGCCGGATGTTGTTGTCAAAACAGCCATGGTCACGACAACCTATGCAGGAGCGACTCCCGAGCTGATGGAGCAGACTGTCACGGAAGTACTGGAGCAGAAAATCAAGGAAGTATCCAATCTCAAGAAAATTACGTCCACTTCCAGCAATGGTGTCTCTACCATAACAGTACAGGCCAACGAAGACGCCGACACGACAGATACTTGGAATGAACTGCGCCGCAAAGTGGAAGATGCTCAATCTCAGCTGCCCAAGGATGCAGATACACCTGTGGTCAATGACAATCTGACTCAATCCTTTATCAAGTCTTATATTATCTATGGCAAAACCAAACAGGATATTTACCAATTAAGTGAACTGATGAATACCTGGCAGGATCAGCTGCGCTCTGTACCGGGAATTACCGAGGTCAATATCAAAGGGATTCCGGATCAGGAAGTTCGCATCAATATTGATCCGGCTAAACTGCAGCAGTACAAAATCTCATGGGAGACGGTACAGCAGGCGATCCAATCGGCGAACAACCGTGTACCTACAGGTAATCTGACTCATGATGATCGAATCTATCAACTTACGGTAGACAAGTCTGTGGATTATACAACATTGAATGATATTGTCGTCCAGCAGACCGAAACAGGTATTCCGGTCTATCTCAAAGACGTTGCCAAAGTAGAGCTGACCCAGGCCAAAGAATCCCAGCTCAGCTATTATAATGGTACACCGGCTATCTCGCTGGATATTAGCAGCCAGACCGGTTCGGATGTACCGAATATGGACGCAGGATTAAGCGCCAAGATCAATTCACTGGAAAAAACACTGCCTGCCAATGTCAAACTGGCACCACTGTTCGCCCAGAATGATCAGGTAACCAAAAACTTTAACTCCTTAATCAAGGAAATGATTATAGCTATTATCGCTGTTATCGTTATTTGTACACTCGGCATGAATCTGCTGACAGCCGGATTTGTAGCACTTGCGATACCGATCTCGATAGCACTCGGTTTGATTTTCCTGCCGGGTCTCGGAATTACGCTCAATCAGATTACGATTGTTGGTCTGATTATCGTACTCGGTATACTCGTAGATGATGCGGTCGTCGTCAATGACAATATTGAGCGCCGACTGTCTCATATGGGCGAGAGTCCGACAGATGCATCGATTAAAGGAACCAAGGAAGTCGCCGTTTCCATTATTACAGCGACACTTGCGACCATTTCGGCATTTCTACCGCTGATGTTCCTGCCGGGCGATATGGGAGCATTTATCTTGCCGATTCCGGCTGTAATTTCTCTCTGTATGCTGGCGTCCATGATTATGTCTTTGACTATTATTCCTATTTTCCGTCAATGGTATGAAGAACGTCAGATGGAAAGAGGCAAGCGACGTGTGAATCGCCCTGCCGGTCTGCTGGGCAAGCAAATCCAGACTGTTACCGACAGTTATGCACATCGTCTGATGCCCAAAGTTTTACAAAAGCCTTTACTCGTAGCACTTGTCGGTCTGATTATTAGTACAGCGGTATATGGACTGGCTGCATTTACCCCTGTTGAACTGTTTCCGACTTCGGAAGAAAAACAGGTGACGGTCAATATAAGTATGTCTTCCGGTACAGCACTGGAAGAAACAGATCGCGTTGTACAAAGCATTGCTGGCTGGGTAAAAAAACAGCCAAATGTAGAAAATATCGCCTATGCTGCAGGCGGCGGAGCTCCTTTGCTATTTAGCAATCTGGGTGGAAGCGGAGGAAGTGGAAGCAGCAACGGACAAATTCTTGTTATTGGTGATGAGAATATGGATATTGAGTCCGTAACCAGCCAGTGGTCCGCCACTTTGAAGAAAGACTATCCCGGTATAGAGACTTCAGTCGAAGGGAGTGCTGTGGGTATCCCGGTAGGTAAGCCGGTATCGATACGTATTACTGGCGATAATCTGGATGAAATTCGTCAGTTGACCAATCAGATCAAGCAGGTTATTGGAGATACGCCAGGCACTTATGGCATTACCGATACGATGGGCAATGACAACTATGGACTGAATTTCTCTGTGAATAAGCAAGCTATGGATCGTTATGGAGTAACCTATAGCACATTGACCCAGACGCTACTTATGATGGGTAGCGGTATAAGCCTGGGGGACTTTGATAATGGAGAGAATCTGATTGATATGAAACTGTATCTGGATGGTTCCGATAAAGAAAGTCCGGAATCCCTAATCCAGAAAACGAATATTACCAATTTGTCCAAGGAACAAATTCCCTTATCACAGATTGTCAGTATGAAGCCGTCTTTCTCGATTCAACAGATTGATCGTTATGATCTGCAGCGAGTAAACACAGTTGAGGCCGAAGTGAATGGTCGTACAGCAACTGAAGTAATGGCAGAGATCAAGCCTAAACTGGATCAGGTCAAACTTCCGGAAGGATATACGCTCGAAGTTGGCGGCGAGACATCAGATCAGGCAGATACGTTTGGAGATATGGGGCAATTGTTTGTTGTCGCTATCTTTATCATCTTTGTGTTGATTGTTATTCAGTTCTATTCGTTGTCGATTCCGCTAATCATTATGACGACAGTATATCTTGCAGCAGCAGGAGCCGTGCTTGGTTTGTTTATTACCCGTACTCCAATTGGTTTTATGGCGATCATGGGTATTATTGCACTCGCCGGTATCGTTGTCCGAAACGGGATTGTATTTATCGAATTTATCGAAGATGCCAGACATGAAGGTATGGAACTGAAAGAAGCCGTCATTCAGGCAGCATCTGCACGTTTCCGTCCTATTATTCTGACTTCATTGACGGCAATCGTAGGTATGATTCCGATCGCTACAATTGGTGAACTGCTATTCCGTCCGCTGGGCGTAGTTATTATTTTCGGTCTCATTTTCTCTACTATCCTGACATTGTTCGTTGTGCCATCTCTCTATATGGTAACCGCACGTGCCAAAGACAAACGGCAGGCACGCAAAGCGGAACGCAAGCAAAAAAGAATGGAAAAACATGGCTCGATGCCATCCGATTCCACGCTATAA